AAAGCGTCCCGAAGAAACAGAACCCAAACCAGTATGCAGGTTTTATACACGAGGTCAGTGCACTTGGGGCATGAGTTGTCGTTTCTTGCATCCTGGTGTTACCGACAAGGGCAATTACACAATGTTTGATATGGTGCGACCAGTATCAGTTCCTACGGGAGGAGGTCGGCCACCGTTGGCAGCTGCCTTTGGGCATGATAATTATCATGATTACCGCACTGATAGACCACCTCTTCATCATCGTGCTCCGCCAATACATCATCATCCGGCCATTCCGTTTGTTGCACACCATGACCCCAGAGCCATTCCACCTGTTGCAGCACAGGATCCTCCTATTGTCGAAAGCGCCTGGGAACGGGGTCTACGCACTGCCAAGGAAATGATGCGCAAAGCCAACAAGCGCAAAGAACAAGATATGGACTTTGAAGATAAGAAAATGAATTTGACTTTGTCCCCAGATGATGTTGAAAAAGACAACTACTACATTAAGGACAGAGCTACACCACCAGaagtaaagttttattttaaaattcattcgatagatttttattgaataattatttattttaaggttgTTCCACAATATCCAAGACATCAAAATTATCAAGAGCCACCTGGTCTATATCCACCACCGGAGCGTTTTGCCAGAGGACCACCACCAATTTATGATGATTTAGATCCTTATGGTCGCAGTGCTAGGTATCGAGAATTGCCAGCTCATCGCATGCCTCATTATGAGGACGAGAGAAGAGTGCGTCCAGCACGTGAAGTGATTGTACAAAGAGTCGAACCCGTTGGAAGAGGTGACGAATGGAATGATCCATGGATGCGTTCCAAGTCGCCAGGTGGTCGTGCTCTGTCGGATCGTGAGAGAAGCGACAAACGTCGCCGCGATAGACGCAGCTATAGTAGCAATTCATCTTATTCCAGTTCAACTAGTTCACAATCCGATTCGAGTTCGGAATCTAGTCGATCGCCAAGTCCAGAGCATAGACGTCGCTATAATAGCAGTTCACACAAAAGTCCACCACCAAGGCGACATTTTCGAAGTGGTGGTGGTGCTGGTCTTCGATCGCCTAGTCCCCGGCGACCAAGGCGTTCTccaagtaagatttttttttaattaaatgatttGGTTAATAAATCATtgttattttaaacattttaagatCATTGTAACATTAAAACCAATTGCATTAAGTTTGTTGCTTCGAAAAATTCGTTTTGTAACATAACTTTTCAATAATAACATAGATAATGTTGTGGGCACCATTTTATTCTATCATTTTTCAGTcataaattaaatgcatttatttacatttacattctctaaaaaaaaaaaagaaaaaagaaaaaaaacaggaaGCTCTGGATCTGAAGTGGAGATCCAAAAAAGAAAGCTTTTGGAAGTGCCTTATTCTTTTTAGATCAGATCTCGATCAGGGGTTGTTCAATAAGTTCGGTAAAAAATGACCGAGCAGATCGAGGAATCCAGAGGTTACACTCTGTTTAGAATGAACGAAcactatttgttttatttattttattaaaaaaaaaaaaaaaaacaaaatgcaagaTGAAAGATTTCTCTTGTTTATtacacaagaaaaaataaaaaaaacaaagtgtgTGTTTTGAATTCATCTTCCTTTGGAGAAATGTTctgcaaatcatagaattttatctcacaaatttgaagcagaaaccgtagaaaaaaatctgataaacttttggtgtgttcaatcacctatcagaaaggctatctgggatacccgtatctggaatatgtttttcaacgcgatttatgtcttattgttcagataaccacaaataaaatatgttaatattgaaaagagaatattattttatctgagcaaattacattttttttattgttgcatagtttttgcaaaattagcttgattttatttttttaattgaacaaattttataagttcaatttgacgtttaacaaacaACTGTTTGTTTCCCTTGTTTACGCAATTATTTGCTGCTAgggtgttcatttaaaccttttgcggaattttctatttttctgcaaaagtagaaaattatctcgttacgtgaatacccttattttaaacaaaagataattattttgtataatacagaacaaaaccataaacaaaaaataaaattataatttattaaaattgttaaactTTGATATCTGGGTGATTTTTTACATGTGGCTTATAATGTTAACCAAATAAGCCCTTCAATTATGTACAAGCACAACAAAAAACCTTGTTGCAAATCACtagtaattttgttttggcGTCAAATACTTTTGGCAGTCGTGATTGGTTCCATCGTTTCAAGATTTCCATTTTGCTAAACGAACGAAGATCTTTCTTCTTTCTTAGAAGTTAACTGCCAAGCCATTTCCAACCGATTGCTACATTCGTTGGAAATGATTGAAATAATAGGAACTTGAATTTCTTATGATTTGAAGCCAAGTTGTGAGTTTCTGTAATGGTCGTTATCCACATTTTAAAATAACTCTGAATGGCAGAGAGTAAAGAATATTTAAAGAATTATTATCTGTAAAGCTTCACGTATTTTCCTGaaacacttatttttttctttgagttgttttatttgtattgtataaaaaattcacattttcgGATTAGGTTTGTTACaggatattgattttttttcctgaaatgtttaaagaatttttgaCTAAGTTAATGTTTTATCACTTCTTTGACGTTTTGAGTCTCGGGCTCAGGAATTGTATCTTGTAATTGTATCTTTCTAATTGAGGGTCAAATCAATTTTACTAACAAGCAAAACTTGATCTTTATATCAATATTTCAGCCAtgcatttcatttcaaaattgtttaagcGATTTAAAATTCAATGGTACTGTCAGCCCAATGAGACCATATATATGGCCTTTATATACTTTAACCCTTTTAAGTTTTTCGGTACTACCTGAAATATTATGGACCAGCCTCTCCTCTTACATTTCGTTAGTATCCCAGCAATGGATTGGGTCTCACATTTACTAAATAATGTAACTTCACTCGTTTATGAATAAGCCTAGAAAGAAGTTTAACGTTAAGTAGTTTCATATTTTAGACTTGGATAAGTTCAATTTTATTGTCACTAAAAATCTGTCAGCATGTAGTTAGTAACATTTGTTTCATCTAGCATTTGTGCTCTGTTCTGTAAACATAACAAAAacgttttttcttcaattttttgtgtGTGCTACCTAATCAAAGGCATTGTACGTTCACCAGTTGCAAAGCGGCGTGGACATTCTTCACCTTCTCCAATTCCAGAAAAACGATCAACATACAGTCCGAGCAATCGTAAAAGAAGAGCTTCTCCACCTCCAAAGAAATCTGGAactgatagaaataaaaaacgTCGCGGATCAAGTAGCTCTGGTTCGAGTAAcacttatttattttcaatgtcaTTGAAATTAACaacttcttaatttttttttttgcaggatCTTCTGATTCAAGTGGCTCTGGTTCGgattcatcgtcatcatcatctgaAAGCTCGTCACAATCTAGGGGAGCAACTCCAGTTAAACGCATGCGCACAACTGATAAAATAGCTAACGAACGTAAAGCTGTGAAAAAGagtaagtttttaattttttgaaaaaaaaaaataacatcaatttaatattcttgtttttattttaatttagttgAAGCTGTCAAGAAACGATCACCAATatcaattgaaattaaaaaacaagctACTGTTGGAGCATCAGCACTAACATCACCCAGCAATTCAAACTCATCAGACAAACCAGAAGTAAAAGATATGAAGAAGAACAGGCGCGAGGAACTACTAAAACAGCTGAGAGCTGTCGAAGATGCCATTGCCAAGAAAAGATCCAAATTGACCTGATAGATTTAAGTGGgcattcaaaattcaaaaatcatcgcaaaataaaactttattcttCAAAACTTGCACTCGTTGCAAAACCATACACTAATATTATCTGTAGCTCCATTAACGAATGCAGCCACCTCCGtgaatacatatatattttttttattttaagatcaTTATTCGATATAAAATGTATATGCTAAGTTTAACAGTTTTAAATGGTCGTCTTTGTATCAATCAATCCATACATAaattgagataacctcaaaagaGACGATACAATTTAATATGATTTTATTTCTCTGAGTATCGTGGGAATAatattatctataaaaaaaaaaagaaaaaaaaaaaaaaaacaaattgacgatattgtttttgtttttaaatttaacttaaccgtaatgagttttgttaaaatttctcCATTTATGTAGCAAGCTTAAGATTAAGAACCAATATTTTTGTACAATTTAATGGAAATGATTACATAAAAatgtctccaaaaaaaaaaaagaaaaaaaaaaactatgacaaTTATTTTACACTCGGCTGgatatagactttttttttaatttaataaagatGAGAATGGCTTCGTGTATAACTCATACTAATGTGACTTAGTTgtggaaatgtttaaaaatcataaataaacaCATGATATGAATGTAatgttttatcttttaaatttttaataattctagAAAGGCAGTTTCACTTTTACTGTGGAGttatttgattgatttttttttgcaaaaacggaACCCAATGAATAACAATGATATACATACTTGGAGGGtcagccctattgtgagtttcacgtggaatgttttccgcccggaatatttttgttcgcctgGAATGTTAAGATCTATCATGAGTTTCGCCTGaagggaatttacattttccgcTGAAATAGTTTCATGTTCGGAAGAGCTGTCTAATACCTCGCAAATTACCTGAAAAAAGAGTTGAAAATAAAGGGAGATGTCTcaacgtgaacaacttttcgcc
This DNA window, taken from Episyrphus balteatus chromosome 2, idEpiBalt1.1, whole genome shotgun sequence, encodes the following:
- the LOC129909271 gene encoding zinc finger CCCH domain-containing protein 18 isoform X1, which translates into the protein MDSEDESRPGSSASNSSDSSDDNNSENNSRASSPEAPKRSKSGSVKSAASVKSTTSMKSGSNKSGSASPQSGGERAVSRSSRVSSRSSRASSKSNSGSSSSSSSSSSDDDDEAGSAKENNKSPSKPASSRSSSEESGKSGKSAKSGTQRQGVVSRNQSISPVRRKSRSSRNSSVSSAGGSIDDNREDGAINMSHEDLSDVSEMDSEKRLDHGHKETTKMSIDDEATNGSITNTNDLDRPQEPEEEEKEHATEENNSRHSRNEDDDDDDDDDDDAGEIVENSKKQDTIKKDDEKEEEQEREHERERERSHDPEQEDEPIITDLRQKLDKKKACQQKVAEKLEEDNESQCGNKNNGNVESDIDDLVKKHDEDALDFEAEEGECPEVSKEEQEKIDEDAKKKDESNKSDGEAEEGEELEEGEVSDEDEKRPEETEPKPVCRFYTRGQCTWGMSCRFLHPGVTDKGNYTMFDMVRPVSVPTGGGRPPLAAAFGHDNYHDYRTDRPPLHHRAPPIHHHPAIPFVAHHDPRAIPPVAAQDPPIVESAWERGLRTAKEMMRKANKRKEQDMDFEDKKMNLTLSPDDVEKDNYYIKDRATPPEVVPQYPRHQNYQEPPGLYPPPERFARGPPPIYDDLDPYGRSARYRELPAHRMPHYEDERRVRPAREVIVQRVEPVGRGDEWNDPWMRSKSPGGRALSDRERSDKRRRDRRSYSSNSSYSSSTSSQSDSSSESSRSPSPEHRRRYNSSSHKSPPPRRHFRSGGGAGLRSPSPRRPRRSPSIVRSPVAKRRGHSSPSPIPEKRSTYSPSNRKRRASPPPKKSGTDRNKKRRGSSSSGSRSSDSSGSGSDSSSSSSESSSQSRGATPVKRMRTTDKIANERKAVKKIEAVKKRSPISIEIKKQATVGASALTSPSNSNSSDKPEVKDMKKNRREELLKQLRAVEDAIAKKRSKLT
- the LOC129909271 gene encoding zinc finger CCCH domain-containing protein 18 isoform X3 codes for the protein MDSEDESRPGSSASNSSDSSDDNNSENNSRASSPEAPKRSKSGSVKSAASVKSTTSMKSGSNKSGSASPQSGGERAVSRSSRVSSRSSRASSKSNSGSSSSSSSSSSDDDDEAGSAKENNKSPSKPASSRSSSEESGKSGKSAKSGTQRQGVVSRNQSISPVRRKSRSSRNSSVSSAGGSIDDNREDGAINMSHEDLSDVSEMDSEKRLDHGHKETTKMSIDDEATNGSITNTNDLDRPQEPEEEEKEHATEENNSRHSRNEDDDDDDDDDDDAGEIVENSKKQDTIKKDDEKEEEQEREHERERERSHDPEQEDEPIITDLRQKLDKKKACQQKVAEKLEEDNESQCGNKNNGNVESDIDDLVKKHDEDALDFEAEEGECPEVSKEEQEKIDEDAKKKDESNKSDGEAEEGEELEEGEVSDEDEKRPEETEPKPVCRFYTRGQCTWGMSCRFLHPGVTDKGNYTMFDMVRPVSVPTGGGRPPLAAAFGHDNYHDYRTDRPPLHHRAPPIHHHPAIPFVAHHDPRAIPPVAAQDPPIVESAWERGLRTAKEMMRKANKRKEQDMDFEDKKMNLTLSPDDVEKDNYYIKDRATPPEVVPQYPRHQNYQEPPGLYPPPERFARGPPPIYDDLDPYGRSARYRELPAHRMPHYEDERRVRPAREVIVQRVEPVGRGDEWNDPWMRSKSPGGRALSDRERSDKRRRDRRSYSSNSSYSSSTSSQSDSSSESSRSPSPEHRRRYNSSSHKSPPPRRHFRSGGGAGLRSPSPRRPRRSPIAKRRGHSSPSPIPEKRSTYSPSNRKRRASPPPKKSGTDRNKKRRGSSSSGSRSSDSSGSGSDSSSSSSESSSQSRGATPVKRMRTTDKIANERKAVKKIEAVKKRSPISIEIKKQATVGASALTSPSNSNSSDKPEVKDMKKNRREELLKQLRAVEDAIAKKRSKLT
- the LOC129909271 gene encoding zinc finger CCCH domain-containing protein 18 isoform X2, yielding MDSEDESRPGSSASNSSDSSDDNNSENNSRASSPEAPKRSKSGSVKSAASVKSTTSMKSGSNKSGSASPQSGGERAVSRSSRVSSRSSRASSKSNSGSSSSSSSSSSDDDDEAGSAKENNKSPSKPASSRSSSEESGKSGKSAKSGTQRQGVVSRNQSISPVRRKSRSSRNSSVSSAGGSIDDNREDGAINMSHEDLSDVSEMDSEKRLDHGHKETTKMSIDDEATNGSITNTNDLDRPQEPEEEEKEHATEENNSRHSRNEDDDDDDDDDDDAGEIVENSKKQDTIKKDDEKEEEQEREHERERERSHDPEQEDEPIITDLRQKLDKKKACQQKVAEKLEEDNESQCGNKNNGNVESDIDDLVKKHDEDALDFEAEEGECPEVSKEEQEKIDEDAKKKDESNKSDGEAEEGEELEEGEVSDEDEKRPEETEPKPVCRFYTRGQCTWGMSCRFLHPGVTDKGNYTMFDMVRPVSVPTGGGRPPLAAAFGHDNYHDYRTDRPPLHHRAPPIHHHPAIPFVAHHDPRAIPPVAAQDPPIVESAWERGLRTAKEMMRKANKRKEQDMDFEDKKMNLTLSPDDVEKDNYYIKDRATPPEVVPQYPRHQNYQEPPGLYPPPERFARGPPPIYDDLDPYGRSARYRELPAHRMPHYEDERRVRPAREVIVQRVEPVGRGDEWNDPWMRSKSPGGRALSDRERSDKRRRDRRSYSSNSSYSSSTSSQSDSSSESSRSPSPEHRRRYNSSSHKSPPPRRHFRSGGGAGLRSPSPRRPRRSPSIVRSPVAKRRGHSSPSPIPEKRSTYSPSNRKRRASPPPKKSGTDRNKKRRGSSSSGSSDSSGSGSDSSSSSSESSSQSRGATPVKRMRTTDKIANERKAVKKIEAVKKRSPISIEIKKQATVGASALTSPSNSNSSDKPEVKDMKKNRREELLKQLRAVEDAIAKKRSKLT
- the LOC129909271 gene encoding zinc finger CCCH domain-containing protein 18 isoform X4 produces the protein MDSEDESRPGSSASNSSDSSDDNNSENNSRASSPEAPKRSKSGSVKSAASVKSTTSMKSGSNKSGSASPQSGGERAVSRSSRVSSRSSRASSKSNSGSSSSSSSSSSDDDDEAGSAKENNKSPSKPASSRSSSEESGKSGKSAKSGTQRQGVVSRNQSISPVRRKSRSSRNSSVSSAGGSIDDNREDGAINMSHEDLSDVSEMDSEKRLDHGHKETTKMSIDDEATNGSITNTNDLDRPQEPEEEEKEHATEENNSRHSRNEDDDDDDDDDDDAGEIVENSKKQDTIKKDDEKEEEQEREHERERERSHDPEQEDEPIITDLRQKLDKKKACQQKVAEKLEEDNESQCGNKNNGNVESDIDDLVKKHDEDALDFEAEEGECPEVSKEEQEKIDEDAKKKDESNKSDGEAEEGEELEEGEVSDEDEKRPEETEPKPVCRFYTRGQCTWGMSCRFLHPGVTDKGNYTMFDMVRPVSVPTGGGRPPLAAAFGHDNYHDYRTDRPPLHHRAPPIHHHPAIPFVAHHDPRAIPPVAAQDPPIVESAWERGLRTAKEMMRKANKRKEQDMDFEDKKMNLTLSPDDVEKDNYYIKDRATPPEVVPQYPRHQNYQEPPGLYPPPERFARGPPPIYDDLDPYGRSARYRELPAHRMPHYEDERRVRPAREVIVQRVEPVGRGDEWNDPWMRSKSPGGRALSDRERSDKRRRDRRSYSSNSSYSSSTSSQSDSSSESSRSPSPEHRRRYNSSSHKSPPPRRHFRSGGGAGLRSPSPRRPRRSPIAKRRGHSSPSPIPEKRSTYSPSNRKRRASPPPKKSGTDRNKKRRGSSSSGSSDSSGSGSDSSSSSSESSSQSRGATPVKRMRTTDKIANERKAVKKIEAVKKRSPISIEIKKQATVGASALTSPSNSNSSDKPEVKDMKKNRREELLKQLRAVEDAIAKKRSKLT